A window from Puniceicoccaceae bacterium encodes these proteins:
- a CDS encoding glycoside hydrolase family 43 protein: MNSLHVFPSICVALLAQLHASALELPQNIPSSSVPEKQVHHVDTLNIHDPAILADPVSRRYYVYDSLHVGHPMEKLESPTGAAGVEGYWSEDLVHWHGPELVYAIEADSWANSDHAPWAPEVSYYQGKYYLFLTFHDYDTIIDSKPGRPTMYKRGSQILVSDSPLGPFQRMHNQAHTPADEMALDGTLYVEDGQPWMIYCHEWVQIGDGLIKAIRLSDDLSETIGEAITLINAADVEWTAKVSDYGGVTSRAVVTDGPWPYVSKTGKLMLLWSSWNIDTQQRYTTSLAFSDNGKLTGNWSHREEPLIAGDRGHGNLFRTFDGELMMALHRYFNQPHTRLQIWRIEDLGHDLRIIEQAYGHR, translated from the coding sequence ATGAATTCACTCCATGTTTTCCCATCGATCTGCGTCGCACTTCTCGCGCAGCTGCACGCAAGCGCACTCGAACTGCCCCAAAATATTCCGTCGTCGTCGGTGCCGGAAAAACAGGTACACCACGTTGACACGCTCAATATTCATGACCCTGCCATTCTCGCCGACCCTGTATCCAGGCGCTACTACGTCTACGACAGTCTGCATGTGGGGCACCCCATGGAAAAACTAGAATCGCCGACAGGTGCTGCTGGCGTCGAGGGCTATTGGAGCGAGGACCTGGTGCACTGGCATGGACCCGAACTTGTCTATGCCATTGAAGCGGATTCCTGGGCAAATTCTGACCACGCCCCATGGGCACCCGAAGTGAGCTACTATCAGGGCAAATACTACCTTTTTCTCACGTTTCACGACTACGATACCATCATCGATTCCAAGCCGGGGCGCCCCACTATGTACAAGCGGGGTTCGCAGATCCTGGTTTCCGACTCCCCGTTGGGACCCTTCCAGCGCATGCACAACCAGGCCCACACACCCGCAGATGAAATGGCACTGGATGGAACGCTCTATGTCGAAGACGGACAACCCTGGATGATTTACTGTCACGAATGGGTGCAGATCGGTGATGGTTTGATCAAGGCCATCCGACTCTCCGATGACCTGTCTGAAACCATTGGTGAAGCCATCACACTGATCAACGCTGCCGATGTGGAGTGGACCGCAAAAGTCTCCGACTATGGTGGCGTCACTTCCCGCGCAGTGGTCACGGATGGCCCATGGCCTTACGTCTCAAAAACAGGGAAACTGATGCTGCTTTGGTCCAGCTGGAATATTGACACGCAGCAACGCTACACCACATCCCTCGCTTTCTCGGACAATGGAAAGCTCACGGGCAACTGGTCCCACCGTGAGGAACCGCTCATTGCCGGAGATCGCGGACACGGCAACCTCTTTCGCACTTTTGACGGAGAGTTGATGATGGCCCTGCACCGCTACTTTAACCAGCCTCACACGCGCCTGCAGATCTGGCGCATCGAGGATCTGGGGCACGATCTTCGCATCATCGAACAGGCCTACGGTCACCGCTGA
- a CDS encoding putative Ig domain-containing protein, with product MKKIPLLLALLTTLSSSHAQLYVDIVEKGSDVVATAHGSIDISALTIISSAIGPPRIYPSLASITFETLNTSTNWVYSSINGPNSFGLSGQTNGTASPGNDTLNFTGNNYLTLSRTYESGDPLYAVVTFPGTTIASLQMTNGSTYTWNWGGLTSSESIIMRVGTTATPTVLVYDFPDTIRLGDSINVSLKSSAFTGINPLVYSLSGNVPAGVSISGDQIVGTPTTPGTYAFTVTGADDEDSASVSLSLTVLEASLSVSGFPATITLGESINGTLHAQHFDGSVTYSLSGDVPDGISISGDQIVGTPTTPGTYHFIVTATDGTDSASSNLSLTVGSTESYQLYANTESYQFYTLNENAIIPEPVSYSVIGTLPRGLRIVDGALQGVTPDQGTYTFSIQLSNGIYQKRLNYTLEVMAPTLQPIFTGITLNGNFQPTTLLESSTHTRPAETALYVAAVPVNETLEFAFSWDFIKGDFSYRIVGGSLPPGLSLNGETGLLSGIPTKPGSFTFVVSVKDWRGRAFQWIQLEVQP from the coding sequence ATGAAAAAAATACCGCTGCTTCTCGCCCTCTTGACCACCTTAAGCTCCTCGCATGCGCAACTATACGTCGACATCGTGGAGAAGGGCAGCGATGTGGTGGCAACAGCACACGGCTCAATAGATATTTCCGCACTAACCATCATCAGTTCTGCGATCGGCCCACCACGAATCTACCCTTCGCTTGCCTCTATCACGTTTGAAACGCTCAACACTTCGACCAACTGGGTCTATAGTTCCATCAATGGACCGAACAGTTTTGGTTTATCGGGCCAAACCAATGGAACCGCTTCGCCGGGCAACGATACGCTCAACTTCACTGGCAACAACTATCTCACCTTGTCCCGAACCTATGAATCCGGCGATCCGCTATATGCCGTTGTAACATTTCCGGGAACAACAATAGCATCATTGCAAATGACCAACGGCTCCACCTACACTTGGAATTGGGGAGGACTGACTTCCAGCGAAAGCATCATCATGCGTGTTGGAACTACGGCAACACCCACGGTGCTGGTCTACGATTTTCCAGATACAATTCGATTAGGTGACTCTATCAATGTTAGCCTTAAATCATCAGCTTTCACAGGGATTAACCCGTTGGTCTATTCGCTCTCCGGTAATGTACCCGCAGGCGTTTCGATTTCCGGCGACCAGATCGTCGGCACTCCCACCACTCCAGGCACCTATGCCTTCACCGTCACCGGTGCTGATGACGAAGATTCCGCCAGCGTAAGTCTCAGCCTGACCGTGCTCGAAGCCTCCCTCTCGGTGAGCGGATTTCCAGCCACCATCACGCTCGGAGAATCCATCAATGGCACCCTCCATGCACAACATTTCGATGGGTCGGTCACCTATTCGCTCTCAGGAGATGTCCCTGATGGGATTTCGATTTCCGGCGACCAGATCGTCGGCACTCCCACCACTCCAGGCACCTATCACTTCATCGTCACCGCAACCGATGGAACCGATTCAGCCAGTTCAAACCTCAGCCTGACCGTGGGCAGCACCGAGAGCTATCAGCTGTACGCCAATACCGAAAGCTACCAGTTCTACACTCTCAATGAAAATGCAATCATCCCTGAACCGGTCAGTTACAGTGTGATCGGTACGCTGCCCAGGGGATTGCGCATCGTGGATGGCGCCTTGCAAGGGGTCACTCCCGACCAGGGCACCTACACCTTCTCCATCCAGTTGAGCAATGGCATCTACCAGAAGCGCCTGAACTACACACTTGAGGTAATGGCTCCCACGCTGCAGCCGATTTTCACAGGCATCACGCTCAACGGTAACTTTCAGCCCACTACCCTGCTGGAATCCTCCACCCATACCCGCCCCGCTGAAACCGCGCTCTACGTCGCTGCAGTGCCGGTCAATGAAACACTCGAATTCGCTTTCAGCTGGGACTTCATCAAGGGAGATTTCAGCTACCGCATCGTCGGTGGCTCCCTTCCTCCGGGACTCTCCCTCAACGGTGAAACAGGCCTGCTCTCCGGCATTCCCACCAAACCCGGAAGCTTCACCTTTGTGGTCTCCGTCAAGGATTGGCGCGGTCGCGCATTCCAGTGGATCCAACTCGAAGTGCAGCCATAA
- a CDS encoding biopolymer transporter TolR has protein sequence MKPSRLLITAALAFALSPSFATMHSHTPLGIFEHHQDVGDPTTPGSARYDADTQTYTLTGAGENMWFGEDQFHFAYQKLKGDFLIRATIEFVGKGSHEHRKIGIMARNDLSAASAHANASVHGDTLTSLQFRTAEGADTQEVQLSVFHPTDIQFTRKGNVFTLSAAVLGEDFKSVSQQVDLHDEVYAGLFICSHLADTTETAIFRNVRIIIPAEPDFVPYRDYLGSHIEILNVHSGHRRIVHSENRSLQAPNWTPDGKFLIYNADGRMVRFDLASGKPEPLNTGPCIRNNNDHVLSWGGAQLGISHHVEPHWTSVIYTLPVDGSDEPTQITDPSRGHSYLHGWSPDNRELLFTGERNGQYDIWKINIATGEETQLTNEPTLDDGAEYSPSGEWIYFNSVRTGTMQIWRMRADGSDPEQVTFDAYNNWFPHISPDGKWIVYLAYPPDIDPTDHPFYQHVYLRLMPAKGGVPRTIAYVYGGQGTINVPSWSPCSQFVALVSNTRMDDSLAND, from the coding sequence ATGAAACCATCCCGTTTGTTGATCACCGCCGCGCTCGCGTTTGCGCTCAGTCCCAGCTTTGCTACCATGCACTCCCATACCCCACTTGGAATCTTTGAACACCATCAGGATGTCGGTGACCCAACCACGCCCGGCTCAGCTCGTTACGATGCCGACACCCAAACCTACACCTTGACTGGTGCTGGTGAAAACATGTGGTTTGGCGAGGATCAGTTCCATTTTGCCTACCAGAAGCTCAAGGGTGACTTTCTCATACGCGCTACGATTGAATTTGTGGGCAAGGGGTCCCACGAGCACCGAAAAATCGGCATCATGGCGCGCAACGACTTATCCGCAGCTTCCGCCCACGCCAATGCCTCAGTTCACGGTGATACATTGACTTCCCTGCAGTTTCGCACGGCAGAGGGGGCCGATACGCAGGAAGTCCAGTTGAGCGTGTTCCACCCCACCGATATTCAGTTCACGCGTAAGGGAAACGTATTCACTCTCTCCGCTGCTGTCTTGGGTGAGGATTTCAAATCGGTAAGCCAACAAGTGGACCTCCATGACGAAGTGTATGCAGGACTCTTCATCTGCTCCCATCTTGCAGACACCACCGAAACTGCGATCTTCCGCAATGTGCGCATCATTATTCCGGCAGAACCGGATTTTGTTCCCTACCGGGACTACCTCGGCAGCCACATCGAAATCCTGAACGTGCACAGCGGACACCGCCGCATCGTTCACAGTGAAAACCGATCCCTGCAGGCACCCAACTGGACTCCCGACGGGAAATTCCTGATCTACAATGCAGATGGGCGCATGGTTCGTTTTGACCTGGCCAGCGGCAAACCGGAACCATTGAACACGGGTCCATGCATCCGCAATAACAACGATCATGTTCTGTCATGGGGCGGTGCCCAACTCGGCATCAGCCATCATGTGGAACCCCATTGGACTTCTGTGATTTATACCCTGCCTGTCGACGGCAGCGACGAACCGACGCAAATCACCGATCCCTCCCGTGGGCATTCCTATCTGCATGGCTGGTCACCGGATAACCGCGAACTGCTTTTCACTGGCGAACGCAATGGACAGTATGACATCTGGAAGATCAACATCGCGACAGGCGAGGAAACGCAACTGACGAATGAACCGACGCTGGACGACGGAGCCGAATACTCCCCCAGCGGAGAATGGATCTATTTCAATTCCGTGCGCACCGGCACGATGCAAATCTGGCGTATGCGCGCCGATGGCAGCGATCCGGAACAAGTCACTTTTGATGCCTACAATAACTGGTTCCCTCACATTTCACCCGACGGAAAGTGGATCGTCTACCTGGCATATCCGCCCGACATCGACCCGACGGACCACCCGTTCTATCAGCATGTGTACCTACGCCTGATGCCTGCAAAGGGAGGTGTGCCGCGTACCATTGCCTATGTCTACGGTGGACAGGGGACGATCAATGTGCCCAGCTGGTCCCCGTGCAGCCAGTTTGTCGCCCTGGTGTCGAACACCCGGATGGACGACTCCCTGGCAAATGACTAA
- a CDS encoding LLM class flavin-dependent oxidoreductase, which translates to MVPLSILELVRITEATDARVALDQARDLAHHAETYGYHRIWVAEHHNMPGIASAATSIAIAHIAAGSKSIRVGAGGIMLPNHPPLVIAEQFGTLARLFPDRIDLGLGRAPGTDQATLRALRRSPSAADTFPQDVIELQQYFAETEPTARVQAVPAAGTNVPIWILGSSKFGASLAAHLGLPYAFASHFAPAQLLSALQIYRDSFRPSAQLKKPYAMVGVNIIAADSDNEARRLATSQQMSFTDLLRGTPALSRAPINNIDDYWTAFERVRAGQMLTRSIYGCPDTVRSGVRSLIEETRADELIVVSDVFDHQARLHSFELIAQACKDLE; encoded by the coding sequence ATGGTACCGCTTTCCATTCTCGAACTTGTTCGCATCACCGAAGCAACTGACGCCAGAGTTGCACTGGACCAGGCCCGCGATCTGGCACACCACGCTGAGACTTACGGTTACCACCGTATCTGGGTTGCCGAACACCACAACATGCCCGGCATTGCCAGTGCGGCTACCTCCATCGCAATTGCTCACATTGCTGCCGGATCGAAATCCATCCGTGTCGGTGCTGGCGGCATCATGCTGCCCAATCACCCACCTCTGGTCATTGCCGAACAGTTCGGAACCCTCGCCCGCCTCTTTCCTGATCGCATCGACCTCGGGCTGGGGCGCGCTCCGGGGACCGACCAAGCCACCCTGCGCGCACTGCGTCGCTCTCCCTCTGCAGCAGACACATTTCCGCAAGATGTCATCGAGCTGCAGCAATACTTTGCCGAAACAGAACCAACCGCACGCGTGCAGGCCGTTCCCGCCGCTGGGACGAATGTGCCGATCTGGATCCTTGGGTCCAGCAAATTTGGAGCGTCACTGGCAGCACACCTCGGACTTCCCTACGCCTTTGCATCCCACTTCGCTCCGGCACAACTGTTGTCCGCCCTTCAAATTTACCGCGACTCCTTTCGCCCTTCCGCTCAGCTCAAAAAGCCGTATGCCATGGTGGGAGTCAACATCATCGCGGCTGATTCTGACAACGAAGCCCGTCGACTGGCGACCAGCCAGCAAATGTCCTTTACGGATCTGCTGCGGGGAACACCAGCTCTCAGCCGTGCACCCATCAACAACATTGACGATTACTGGACTGCGTTTGAACGAGTCCGCGCTGGTCAGATGCTGACCCGCTCCATCTATGGCTGCCCGGATACGGTACGATCAGGCGTTCGTTCCTTAATTGAGGAAACCCGAGCCGACGAACTCATTGTGGTCAGCGATGTGTTTGACCATCAGGCCCGTCTGCACTCCTTCGAACTCATTGCCCAGGCCTGCAAGGATCTTGAATGA
- a CDS encoding ADP-ribosylglycohydrolase family protein translates to MKITPPFFIILLCIACGIASASETQQRVISKSDLRDAIEGYWIGQLAGNYIGFPFENMYQDEPMPLLVKRYYTWKDAETEGLLMNLEDRRAYLPILADALGGSWSDDDSDIEFVYLHAVESHGLDLNYEQVREAWMNSINRFVWGGNAVARKLMDEGLIPPATGSKANSSQWYRISSQLTTEIWGVFYPGMTKQGGDRAVWAARISTDDWATHPDLFFGTLFSAGYFEKDMDRLIELGRNALPEDSPFREGIDLLVQWHEQGLHWREARKGLHERYYHQVGDFVVPAPEWGAIINGLAGVLAMLYGEGDWLETVAIATAAGYDCDNQAATCGALMGLIHGAAAIPRSLTHEMPSRSEWSEAFNDTYINYSRDGLPAYNRNSDIIDRILAVAGQAIVRQGGKLLETADGEMYEVVTDF, encoded by the coding sequence ATGAAAATTACTCCCCCCTTTTTCATCATTTTGCTCTGCATTGCCTGTGGTATTGCAAGTGCATCTGAAACACAGCAGCGTGTGATCTCGAAGTCGGATCTGCGCGACGCGATTGAAGGTTATTGGATTGGTCAGTTGGCTGGAAACTACATTGGTTTTCCCTTTGAAAACATGTATCAGGACGAGCCGATGCCCCTGTTGGTCAAGCGCTACTATACGTGGAAAGACGCCGAAACTGAAGGACTATTGATGAATCTGGAGGATCGGCGGGCGTATCTGCCCATTCTTGCTGACGCTTTGGGTGGTTCTTGGAGTGATGATGACAGCGACATCGAATTTGTCTACCTTCATGCGGTGGAATCCCATGGACTCGATTTGAACTATGAACAGGTTCGCGAGGCATGGATGAACAGCATCAACCGGTTTGTGTGGGGTGGCAATGCCGTTGCGCGCAAGTTGATGGATGAGGGGCTGATTCCTCCTGCGACGGGCAGCAAAGCAAACTCATCGCAATGGTATCGCATCAGTTCCCAGCTCACGACTGAGATTTGGGGAGTGTTCTACCCTGGCATGACGAAGCAGGGCGGTGATCGTGCGGTATGGGCGGCACGTATTTCGACGGATGACTGGGCAACACATCCTGACCTGTTTTTTGGCACGCTCTTCAGTGCGGGATATTTCGAAAAAGACATGGATCGCCTCATTGAACTGGGGCGCAATGCACTTCCGGAAGACAGTCCCTTCCGCGAAGGCATCGACTTGCTTGTGCAGTGGCACGAGCAAGGTTTGCATTGGCGCGAAGCGCGAAAGGGACTGCATGAGCGATACTATCATCAGGTTGGTGATTTTGTAGTTCCTGCGCCCGAGTGGGGTGCCATCATCAACGGATTGGCAGGCGTGCTGGCCATGCTCTACGGGGAAGGTGACTGGTTGGAAACAGTGGCAATTGCAACGGCTGCCGGGTATGATTGCGACAATCAGGCTGCGACTTGTGGAGCGTTGATGGGGCTGATTCATGGGGCTGCTGCCATTCCGCGCAGTTTGACGCATGAGATGCCGAGCCGCAGTGAGTGGAGTGAAGCCTTCAACGACACCTACATCAACTACTCCCGTGATGGGTTGCCCGCATACAATCGAAACAGCGATATCATCGACCGAATCCTGGCAGTTGCCGGGCAAGCCATTGTTCGGCAGGGCGGAAAGCTCCTTGAGACTGCGGACGGGGAAATGTATGAAGTCGTGACGGATTTCTGA
- a CDS encoding HAMP domain-containing sensor histidine kinase, whose protein sequence is MSLSYVAAHGLIALMAGLIGTLFDQYRLLYGDLITARRLNADLEAYTRMVAHDLKNPLASFASGTEHLRMEWQDKLDAVSMELLDSLEQQSHRMLSTVDGLLRLALFERKPVQIVKTNPAFPARRAWEGLSHLRKKQTVEVEWPEQWPEVYCYPAWLEEVWDNLMSNALKYGGTPRKLVISASPEGEDYVRLSVDDNGSGIPSEVQKEIIQKFSGRPKVNVDSCGIGLMIVQRILHRFGSSLEINPTVHFPTGMCFSFRLPVKEELVPAAESATTQRSSTVFQTLVVG, encoded by the coding sequence ATGAGCCTTTCCTACGTCGCTGCCCACGGACTCATCGCGTTGATGGCTGGATTGATTGGAACCCTTTTTGATCAATATCGACTGTTGTATGGCGATTTGATCACGGCAAGACGACTCAACGCAGATTTGGAAGCGTATACCCGGATGGTCGCCCACGATTTAAAGAACCCTCTGGCAAGCTTTGCATCCGGCACTGAGCATCTTCGCATGGAGTGGCAGGATAAATTGGATGCCGTTTCAATGGAATTATTGGATTCACTGGAGCAACAATCCCATCGCATGCTTTCGACCGTTGACGGATTACTCCGACTTGCGCTTTTCGAACGCAAACCTGTCCAGATCGTCAAAACCAATCCGGCTTTCCCTGCCAGACGGGCCTGGGAGGGACTGAGTCATCTTCGGAAGAAACAAACAGTTGAAGTAGAGTGGCCCGAGCAATGGCCCGAGGTCTATTGTTATCCAGCCTGGCTCGAAGAAGTGTGGGACAACTTGATGAGCAATGCATTAAAATACGGTGGAACTCCCCGTAAGCTCGTGATCTCCGCCAGTCCCGAAGGAGAGGATTACGTGCGGTTGAGTGTAGACGACAACGGGTCTGGAATCCCTTCCGAAGTTCAAAAAGAAATCATCCAGAAGTTCTCAGGGCGACCCAAAGTGAACGTCGACAGTTGTGGTATTGGGCTGATGATTGTGCAACGCATTTTGCATCGCTTTGGTTCCAGCCTTGAAATCAATCCAACCGTTCACTTCCCAACGGGAATGTGTTTCAGTTTTCGACTCCCGGTGAAAGAAGAACTGGTTCCTGCAGCTGAATCCGCAACAACCCAACGATCTTCGACCGTTTTTCAAACCCTTGTTGTGGGGTAA
- the ffh gene encoding signal recognition particle protein — MLESLTDKMNAALRSLRGTNKLTEDNMAEALKEVRTALLSADVHFKVAREFINNVKELCVGQEVLKSVSPGQQVVKIIHDELVKLLGEGTTTLLDKKPLKVMLVGLQGAGKTTAAAKLAKLLEKKGYRPGLIACDIYRPAAIDQLETLATHNQFAFYGDRNSRDVPGIAKKGHAQLLKGNADLFLFDTAGRLQIDDKLIQELKDLKKTVQPDEILLVADSALGQEAVNVAQSFHESVGLTGLVLTKMDGDARGGAALSMKSITELPIKFIGTGEKVEDFEVFHPDRIASRILGMGDVVSLVERAQETIDQDEAEALAEKMRRANFNFEDMLKQFRQVKKMGSLGSIMNLLPGMSNVEIGDEENRKMARTEAIILSMTPRERQNPNLINGSRRMRIAKGSGVQMKDVNQLIKQQTQMNKMMKKMQGAKGRKMMKQLQSMQGQGGMPNLPGGGGLPRGLR, encoded by the coding sequence ATGCTCGAATCACTGACTGACAAGATGAATGCTGCGCTTCGCTCACTGCGCGGCACAAACAAGCTCACCGAGGACAACATGGCAGAGGCACTCAAAGAAGTGCGCACCGCCCTGCTCTCTGCTGATGTGCACTTCAAGGTAGCCCGTGAGTTCATCAACAACGTCAAGGAACTCTGCGTGGGGCAGGAGGTGCTCAAGTCCGTTTCTCCCGGGCAACAGGTAGTGAAGATCATTCACGACGAACTCGTCAAACTGCTCGGTGAGGGAACCACCACCCTGCTCGACAAAAAACCGCTCAAGGTCATGCTGGTCGGCCTGCAGGGTGCGGGGAAAACCACCGCTGCAGCCAAACTGGCAAAGCTTCTCGAAAAGAAGGGGTATCGCCCCGGACTCATCGCCTGCGATATCTACCGTCCCGCTGCCATCGACCAGCTCGAAACCCTCGCAACCCACAATCAGTTCGCCTTCTACGGTGACCGCAACAGTCGCGACGTGCCGGGCATCGCCAAAAAAGGTCATGCCCAGCTGCTCAAGGGCAATGCAGACCTTTTCCTGTTCGATACCGCAGGTCGCCTGCAGATCGATGACAAGCTGATCCAGGAACTCAAGGATCTCAAAAAAACCGTTCAACCCGATGAGATTCTGCTGGTTGCCGACAGTGCCTTGGGACAGGAGGCAGTCAACGTAGCCCAGTCCTTTCACGAATCTGTCGGATTGACCGGACTGGTGCTGACCAAAATGGATGGAGATGCTCGCGGTGGAGCCGCACTCTCCATGAAATCAATCACTGAACTCCCGATCAAATTCATCGGAACGGGTGAAAAAGTGGAAGACTTTGAGGTCTTTCATCCCGACCGTATCGCCTCCCGCATCCTTGGGATGGGTGACGTGGTCTCTCTCGTCGAGCGCGCCCAGGAAACCATCGATCAGGATGAAGCCGAAGCACTCGCGGAAAAGATGCGTCGGGCAAATTTCAATTTTGAGGACATGCTCAAGCAGTTTCGACAGGTCAAAAAAATGGGGTCACTTGGTTCCATCATGAACCTGCTTCCCGGGATGAGCAACGTCGAGATCGGGGATGAGGAAAACCGCAAGATGGCGCGCACCGAGGCCATCATCCTCTCCATGACTCCGCGAGAGCGGCAAAATCCCAACTTGATCAACGGTAGTCGGCGCATGCGCATTGCCAAGGGATCTGGAGTGCAGATGAAGGATGTTAACCAGCTCATCAAACAGCAGACCCAGATGAACAAGATGATGAAAAAAATGCAAGGGGCCAAGGGTCGCAAAATGATGAAACAGCTCCAGTCCATGCAGGGACAGGGGGGAATGCCCAACCTTCCGGGCGGTGGTGGTTTGCCTCGCGGACTTCGCTGA
- a CDS encoding YhjD/YihY/BrkB family envelope integrity protein produces the protein MIKDLIRFLSEDIWRLRQRDLPKGKSIGLKALRVVLYAFKGFNEDKCQLSAAALTFWTLFSIVPLFAMAFGIAKGFGLEKLLREELYQQIQGQEEVMARIIEFSERMLETTSGGLIAGIGLGILFFTVIRLLGNIEMSLNEIWGVKEHRNWVRKFSDYLAIMVVCPSLLIVVSSLNVYIATKVENMTEQVEILNMFSQFIQLGLKILPFFVLWNLFSFIYVVIPNTRVNIIAGIVGGVAAGTIYQLFQGLYLNLQFWFSSTNAVYGSFAALPLFLFWLQTSWLIMLLGAEISFAYQNVDTYELEPDCLKASERFRKLVALQIATVVIKAFVSGKAPVSESSIAEKVEMPSRLVKDLLHQLVQSGILIELRSAGTREMSYTAAKDPDSLTVSHVLNAMEMQGLTEVPVPESSEFQRLKSLLNESDVLLRDQSLSLALKDL, from the coding sequence ATGATCAAAGACCTGATCCGATTCCTCTCTGAAGACATCTGGCGCCTGCGCCAGCGCGATTTGCCAAAAGGAAAGTCCATTGGACTCAAGGCCCTTCGTGTTGTGCTCTATGCATTCAAGGGGTTTAATGAAGACAAGTGTCAGCTGAGCGCGGCTGCGCTGACGTTTTGGACCTTGTTCTCGATCGTGCCGCTTTTTGCCATGGCCTTTGGCATTGCGAAGGGGTTTGGACTGGAGAAGTTGCTGCGGGAAGAGCTTTACCAGCAAATCCAGGGTCAGGAAGAGGTGATGGCGCGCATCATCGAGTTTTCGGAGCGCATGCTGGAAACCACCTCCGGGGGATTGATTGCGGGGATCGGTCTTGGCATTTTATTTTTCACGGTAATTCGGCTGTTGGGGAATATTGAAATGTCCCTCAATGAAATCTGGGGTGTGAAAGAACATCGCAACTGGGTGCGCAAGTTCAGTGATTACCTTGCGATCATGGTCGTGTGCCCCTCACTCTTGATCGTTGTCAGCAGTCTCAATGTCTACATCGCCACAAAAGTGGAAAACATGACGGAGCAGGTGGAAATCCTGAACATGTTCAGTCAGTTCATTCAGTTGGGGCTGAAAATCCTGCCGTTTTTTGTTCTGTGGAATCTTTTCTCGTTCATTTACGTCGTGATCCCGAACACTCGGGTGAACATTATTGCGGGAATCGTGGGCGGAGTGGCGGCTGGAACGATTTACCAGCTCTTTCAGGGACTCTATCTCAACCTGCAGTTCTGGTTTTCCAGCACCAATGCGGTCTATGGTAGTTTTGCAGCACTGCCGCTCTTTCTGTTCTGGCTGCAGACAAGCTGGCTGATCATGCTGTTGGGAGCTGAGATTTCGTTTGCTTACCAGAATGTCGATACCTATGAGCTGGAACCAGACTGTCTGAAGGCCAGTGAGCGCTTTCGCAAGCTTGTCGCGCTACAGATCGCCACAGTAGTGATCAAGGCTTTTGTGTCAGGCAAGGCACCTGTGTCTGAGTCGTCTATTGCGGAAAAAGTGGAGATGCCAAGCCGACTGGTCAAGGATCTGCTGCACCAGCTCGTGCAGTCGGGAATATTGATTGAATTGCGTTCTGCCGGGACCCGGGAGATGTCCTACACTGCAGCCAAGGATCCAGATTCGCTTACAGTGAGTCACGTTCTGAACGCCATGGAGATGCAGGGTCTGACGGAAGTTCCCGTTCCCGAATCTTCAGAATTTCAACGCCTCAAATCTCTCCTGAATGAATCGGATGTGCTGCTGCGGGATCAGTCGCTCTCCCTCGCGCTCAAGGATCTTTGA